A genomic segment from Propionibacteriaceae bacterium ZF39 encodes:
- a CDS encoding ScpA family protein, producing the protein MPEPERSQPPAFTLQLDNFSGPFDLLLQLIAKHELDITEVALSRVTDEFIAHIKAAGDDWDLEQTSHFLVVAATLLDLKAARLIPGGEVEGEEDLELLEARDLLFARLLQYRAFKEVSAWIRDVLAAESGRYARPGGLEAQFARLLPEVRIRASVDDLARLAAAAMVPKQPVGVSLRHLHAPMVSVRDQADLVVGRLRLERAVTFRALIADSPDRLTTVCRFLALLELFREKAVTFEQPAPLGELVVRWTGSEAGDLDISAEFDEAVGEGESADSASSNGDNGDVDSSDGATMTVTTGESTHE; encoded by the coding sequence GTGCCTGAGCCGGAACGCAGTCAGCCGCCGGCGTTCACGCTGCAGCTGGACAACTTCTCCGGCCCCTTCGACCTGCTCCTCCAGCTCATCGCGAAACACGAACTCGATATCACCGAGGTCGCCCTGTCTCGGGTGACCGATGAGTTCATCGCTCACATCAAGGCCGCCGGTGACGACTGGGATCTCGAACAGACCAGCCACTTCCTCGTGGTGGCGGCCACCCTGCTCGACCTCAAAGCCGCGCGGCTGATTCCCGGCGGCGAAGTCGAGGGCGAGGAAGACCTCGAACTGCTCGAGGCCCGCGACCTGCTTTTCGCCCGGTTGCTGCAATATCGCGCCTTCAAAGAGGTGTCCGCCTGGATTCGGGACGTGCTCGCGGCCGAGTCGGGACGGTACGCCCGCCCGGGCGGGCTCGAGGCTCAATTCGCACGACTCCTGCCGGAGGTCCGGATCCGGGCGAGCGTCGACGACCTGGCTCGTCTCGCCGCCGCTGCGATGGTGCCGAAACAGCCCGTCGGGGTGTCCCTGCGCCACCTGCACGCGCCGATGGTCTCGGTCCGCGATCAGGCCGACCTCGTTGTCGGCCGACTGCGCCTCGAGCGTGCCGTCACCTTTCGGGCGCTGATCGCAGACTCGCCCGACCGGCTCACGACGGTGTGCCGCTTCCTGGCGTTGTTGGAGCTGTTCCGCGAGAAGGCGGTCACCTTCGAGCAGCCCGCGCCGTTGGGCGAGCTCGTGGTCAGGTGGACCGGGTCCGAGGCCGGTGACCTGGACATCTCGGCCGAGTTCGATGAGGCGGTGGGTGAGGGTGAAAGCGCCGACAGCGCCAGCAGCAACGGGGACAACGGTGACGTGGACAGCAGCGACGGGGCGACGATGACAGTGACGACAGGGGAATCGACGCATGAGTGA
- a CDS encoding site-specific tyrosine recombinase XerD: MVALGIDGLVTNFLDHLQVERGMSPHTLSAYRRDLTRYGEFLADRGIVEADRVTPADITAYAVTLGERLAPASVARATVAIRSLHRFGIEEGLTAGDPAVDIKPARQGKRLPKALSLDQVQALLAAPDPTMPEGVRDAALLELLYGTGARISEVLDLDVDDVLSLVGADADPAAGLRLIGKGDKERIVPLGSYARAAIDAWLVRGREHFAIRGSTPALFVNARGGRLSRQSAWARITAYAETAVPGVELSPHTLRHSYATHLLDGGADVRVVQELLGHASVTTTQIYTMVTVDHLRETYLTAHPRAY, from the coding sequence ATGGTTGCACTCGGGATTGACGGGCTCGTCACGAACTTTCTCGACCATCTGCAGGTCGAGCGGGGCATGTCGCCCCACACTCTGAGCGCCTATCGGCGTGACCTGACCCGTTACGGCGAGTTCCTTGCCGACCGCGGCATCGTCGAGGCCGACCGGGTGACCCCGGCGGACATCACGGCGTACGCCGTCACCCTCGGCGAACGGCTCGCACCCGCCAGCGTGGCCAGGGCCACGGTCGCCATCCGCAGCCTGCACCGGTTCGGGATCGAAGAGGGCCTCACCGCCGGTGATCCGGCCGTCGACATCAAGCCGGCCCGGCAGGGCAAGCGCCTGCCCAAGGCGCTGTCCCTCGACCAGGTGCAGGCCCTGCTCGCCGCCCCGGACCCGACCATGCCCGAGGGCGTCCGCGATGCGGCGCTCCTCGAGCTGCTCTACGGCACCGGCGCCCGGATCTCCGAGGTGCTTGACCTCGATGTCGACGATGTCCTGTCCCTGGTCGGCGCCGACGCCGACCCCGCAGCCGGCCTGCGGCTGATCGGAAAGGGCGACAAGGAACGCATCGTCCCGCTCGGCAGCTATGCCCGCGCCGCCATCGACGCGTGGCTCGTCCGTGGCCGGGAGCATTTCGCGATCCGCGGCTCGACGCCCGCCCTGTTCGTGAACGCCCGCGGCGGACGGCTGTCGCGCCAGAGTGCGTGGGCCAGAATCACTGCGTACGCCGAGACTGCGGTCCCCGGCGTCGAGCTGTCCCCCCACACGCTGCGCCATAGCTATGCGACCCATCTGCTCGACGGCGGGGCGGACGTCCGCGTCGTGCAGGAACTGCTTGGGCACGCTTCGGTGACGACGACACAGATCTATACGATGGTCACGGTGGATCACCTGCGTGAGACATATCTGACCGCGCACCCACGGGCATACTAG
- a CDS encoding HAD-IIA family hydrolase: protein MSALIDAYDAALFDLDGVVYLGPVAVPGAVEGLASLRERGTRIGFVTNNAARAPQVVVDHLNELGIRAGLEDVVVSSQAGARLLAERVPAESRVLVVGTEALIEEVRRVGLTPVSSVEEPVAAVIQGYHPHLPWELINQAAYAIQAGAVWVATNLDSTRPTDLGLVPGAGAQIGALRNAVSVDPLVAGKPFTPLLTETVNRLAATHPLFVGDRIDTDIDGAAAVGMDSLLVLSGAHGKADAIAAVNRPTHIGWDLRALLAPAADVTVNGDSATCGQSSVSRATTGWQVSSGPGAESQLDALRAMLALAEPGSDVEEPGLAEALAVLDLVP from the coding sequence GTGAGCGCGCTGATCGACGCGTATGACGCGGCGCTGTTCGATCTGGACGGCGTCGTCTATCTGGGGCCCGTAGCGGTTCCGGGCGCGGTCGAGGGCCTCGCTTCGCTGCGTGAGCGGGGTACGCGGATCGGGTTCGTCACCAACAACGCGGCCCGCGCCCCCCAGGTCGTCGTCGATCACCTGAACGAGCTCGGAATCCGGGCCGGTCTCGAGGATGTCGTTGTGTCCTCACAGGCCGGGGCCCGACTCCTGGCCGAGCGGGTGCCGGCCGAGTCGCGCGTGCTGGTGGTGGGCACCGAGGCGCTGATCGAGGAGGTACGCCGGGTCGGCCTGACCCCTGTCTCGTCAGTCGAGGAGCCGGTGGCTGCGGTCATCCAGGGGTATCACCCGCACTTGCCGTGGGAGCTGATCAACCAGGCGGCGTACGCCATCCAGGCCGGAGCCGTCTGGGTCGCCACCAATCTTGACTCGACCCGGCCCACTGATCTCGGGCTCGTGCCCGGGGCCGGTGCGCAGATCGGAGCCCTGCGCAACGCGGTGTCGGTCGATCCGCTGGTGGCCGGCAAGCCGTTCACTCCCTTGCTGACCGAGACGGTGAACCGCCTGGCAGCAACCCACCCCCTCTTTGTGGGCGACCGGATCGACACTGATATCGATGGCGCGGCAGCCGTCGGCATGGACAGTCTCCTGGTGCTCAGCGGTGCCCATGGCAAGGCCGATGCCATCGCAGCCGTGAACAGGCCCACCCATATCGGCTGGGACCTCCGGGCGCTCCTGGCCCCGGCTGCGGACGTGACGGTGAACGGGGACTCGGCCACGTGTGGGCAGTCTTCCGTCAGCCGGGCGACAACCGGGTGGCAGGTGAGCTCCGGCCCGGGCGCCGAGAGTCAGCTCGACGCCCTGCGCGCCATGCTTGCCCTGGCGGAGCCCGGGTCCGACGTCGAGGAACCGGGACTTGCCGAAGCGCTCGCGGTCCTCGATCTGGTTCCCTGA
- a CDS encoding NUDIX hydrolase, whose product MTEPSRIPVRTQPADTPEVWAVKSRRVLGEGRLFDYLSDEVVTPSGDTMRRDFVDHTGAVGVIAVDDDEHIIVVAQYRHPVGFRLIEPPAGLLDAEGEEPLAAAKRELAEEAGLAAEHWRVLVDVLTTPGGVNESIRIYLARGLSAAEAPDGFEAEGEEAHMEVLRVPFQDLLDGILTGKLQSPSLVAGVLAYAAVRGREDMLRAPDAPWPARTQLERTRAAADPIPDAHGCTRD is encoded by the coding sequence ATGACTGAACCGAGTCGCATTCCGGTCCGGACCCAGCCGGCCGACACCCCTGAGGTGTGGGCCGTGAAGTCGCGCCGCGTGCTGGGGGAGGGGCGCCTCTTCGACTATCTGAGCGATGAGGTGGTCACGCCTTCCGGGGACACGATGCGACGCGACTTCGTCGATCACACCGGTGCGGTGGGCGTGATCGCGGTCGACGACGACGAGCACATCATCGTGGTCGCCCAGTATCGGCACCCGGTCGGATTCCGGCTCATCGAACCGCCCGCGGGACTGCTCGACGCCGAGGGGGAGGAACCGCTCGCGGCGGCCAAGCGCGAACTGGCCGAGGAGGCCGGACTCGCGGCCGAGCACTGGCGCGTGCTGGTCGACGTTCTCACCACTCCCGGTGGGGTCAACGAATCCATCCGGATCTACCTCGCCCGCGGCCTGAGCGCGGCGGAGGCTCCCGACGGCTTCGAGGCCGAGGGCGAGGAAGCCCACATGGAGGTGCTGCGCGTCCCGTTCCAGGACCTCCTGGACGGCATCCTCACCGGGAAGTTGCAGAGCCCGTCGCTCGTGGCCGGCGTGCTGGCGTACGCCGCGGTCCGCGGTCGCGAGGACATGCTGCGGGCTCCCGATGCGCCGTGGCCCGCCCGGACGCAGCTGGAGCGTACGCGCGCCGCCGCCGACCCCATCCCGGACGCTCATGGTTGCACTCGGGATTGA
- a CDS encoding ParA family protein: protein MADGALFDLERKAAQPTPELGPTGRPWPDLPEPTPPAPGPKHALVLAMCNQKGGVGKTTTTINLGAALAETGRKVLLVDFDPQGSLSVGLGINPHTLELSVYNLLLTRDTTVDEVIDETVVEGMDILPSNIDLSAAELQLVSEVAREQVLSRVLDRVKDRYDVILIDCAPSLGLLTINALTAADGVIMPLECEFFALRGIALLTDTITKVQERLNPKLKITGILGTMYDSRTLHSREVLERVVQAFGDDVFHTVIRRTVKFPETTVAGEPITTYASSSPGAEAYRSLAREVLLRCPAR, encoded by the coding sequence GTGGCGGACGGTGCCCTCTTCGACCTCGAGCGGAAGGCCGCCCAGCCGACCCCGGAACTGGGTCCGACCGGCCGGCCCTGGCCCGACCTTCCCGAGCCCACTCCGCCCGCCCCCGGCCCCAAGCACGCGCTGGTGCTGGCCATGTGCAACCAGAAGGGCGGCGTCGGCAAGACGACCACCACGATCAATCTCGGAGCGGCGCTCGCCGAAACCGGGCGCAAGGTGCTGCTCGTCGATTTCGACCCGCAGGGCTCGCTCTCCGTGGGGCTCGGCATCAACCCGCACACCCTCGAGCTCAGCGTCTACAACCTCCTCCTGACCCGTGACACGACGGTCGACGAGGTGATCGATGAGACCGTCGTCGAGGGGATGGACATCCTGCCGTCCAACATCGACCTCTCCGCCGCCGAGTTGCAGCTCGTGTCCGAGGTGGCCCGCGAACAGGTCCTCAGCCGCGTGCTCGACCGTGTGAAGGATCGCTACGACGTGATCCTGATCGATTGTGCGCCCTCGTTGGGTTTGCTGACCATCAACGCCCTGACGGCTGCCGACGGCGTGATCATGCCGCTCGAATGCGAATTCTTCGCACTTCGCGGAATTGCCTTGCTCACGGATACGATTACCAAGGTGCAGGAACGATTGAATCCGAAGCTCAAGATCACCGGAATTTTGGGCACGATGTATGATTCACGAACTCTGCACAGCCGCGAGGTCCTTGAGCGCGTCGTGCAGGCGTTCGGTGATGATGTGTTCCACACCGTTATCCGACGCACGGTGAAATTCCCGGAGACGACGGTCGCCGGGGAGCCGATCACCACCTATGCCTCGTCTTCACCCGGAGCCGAGGCCTATCGTTCCCTGGCCCGGGAGGTTTTGCTTCGATGCCCCGCAAGGTGA
- the recN gene encoding DNA repair protein RecN yields MISELRIADLGVIESAVLEPAAGFTAVTGETGAGKTMIVTSLGLLLGGRADSGAIRRGADRARVEGVFADLTADVVDRVGEAGGDVEDDSLLVARQLTGTRSRCFVGGAGVPVAVAADVTGELVVIHGQSEQLKLAAPERQREILDRYAGAGLAGELAAYRADWTERQAARAELAELRDHARERAREADLLQFGLNEIEQVDPQAGEDVALAEEAEKLQAVDDLRLAAHTALVALAGDEDSIDAGSALTAAAVARKSLADGADLDPALESFATRAADLQVLAQELSQDVASYLSDLAADPARLEWIAERRAALQGLTRKYGETVDEVLAWAQSSAARLGDLVAGDDRIEELAARVAQLDEALLSRSATITEHRSEAADRLAEAVAGELAALAMPHARLAFTLEPLPEPGPHGAEQVVLQFTANPGSTPRPIGKVASGGELSRIRLALEVVLAEGSGTGTFVFDEVDSGVGGAVAIEIGRRLARLSRHAQVIVVTHLAQVAAFADRHLLVRKASDGQITTSGVHRLDDDERLAELARMMAGLEDSDTALAHARELRELGKRA; encoded by the coding sequence GTGATCAGCGAACTCAGGATTGCCGACCTCGGTGTGATCGAGTCGGCCGTGCTCGAACCCGCGGCCGGGTTCACGGCCGTGACCGGTGAGACCGGTGCCGGCAAGACCATGATCGTCACCAGCCTCGGGCTGCTCCTCGGCGGACGGGCCGACTCCGGAGCAATCAGAAGGGGCGCCGATCGGGCCCGCGTCGAGGGTGTCTTCGCCGACCTCACCGCTGACGTCGTGGATCGCGTCGGAGAGGCCGGCGGTGACGTGGAGGACGACAGCCTCCTCGTTGCTCGGCAGCTCACCGGAACCCGCTCGCGCTGTTTTGTCGGGGGAGCGGGCGTACCCGTCGCCGTCGCCGCCGACGTCACCGGCGAGCTCGTCGTCATTCACGGCCAGTCCGAACAGCTCAAACTCGCCGCGCCGGAGCGGCAGAGGGAGATCCTGGACCGGTACGCCGGGGCCGGGCTCGCAGGCGAACTGGCGGCCTATCGTGCCGACTGGACCGAACGCCAGGCGGCCCGCGCCGAGTTGGCCGAGCTGCGCGATCACGCCCGGGAACGGGCGCGTGAGGCGGACCTGCTGCAGTTCGGGCTCAACGAGATCGAGCAGGTCGATCCGCAGGCGGGCGAAGATGTCGCGCTGGCGGAGGAGGCCGAGAAGCTCCAGGCGGTCGACGACCTGCGGCTCGCCGCCCACACCGCCCTGGTCGCCCTGGCCGGCGACGAGGACAGCATCGACGCCGGGTCGGCGCTGACCGCGGCGGCGGTGGCCCGCAAGTCGCTGGCGGACGGTGCGGATCTCGACCCGGCTCTCGAGTCGTTCGCGACCCGGGCGGCAGACCTGCAGGTGCTGGCCCAGGAACTGTCGCAGGATGTCGCCTCCTATCTGTCGGACCTGGCCGCCGACCCGGCGCGCCTCGAATGGATCGCCGAACGCCGCGCGGCGCTGCAGGGGCTGACCCGGAAGTACGGCGAGACCGTGGACGAAGTGCTCGCCTGGGCCCAGTCCTCGGCGGCCCGCCTGGGCGACCTGGTCGCGGGCGACGATCGCATCGAGGAGCTCGCAGCGCGGGTGGCTCAGCTGGACGAGGCGCTCCTGTCCCGATCCGCGACGATCACCGAACACCGCAGCGAGGCCGCGGACCGGCTCGCGGAAGCGGTCGCCGGGGAACTCGCCGCCCTGGCCATGCCCCACGCGCGACTCGCCTTCACCCTCGAACCCCTGCCCGAGCCCGGCCCCCACGGAGCCGAACAAGTGGTCCTGCAGTTCACCGCCAACCCCGGCTCGACGCCACGGCCCATCGGCAAGGTGGCGTCCGGTGGCGAACTCTCCCGCATCCGGCTCGCGCTCGAGGTCGTGCTCGCCGAGGGATCGGGCACGGGCACGTTCGTGTTCGACGAGGTCGACTCCGGTGTCGGCGGCGCGGTCGCCATCGAGATCGGCCGCCGGCTGGCCCGCCTGTCGCGGCATGCCCAGGTCATCGTCGTCACCCACCTGGCCCAGGTCGCAGCCTTCGCCGACCGGCACCTCCTCGTCCGCAAGGCCTCCGACGGTCAGATCACCACCTCCGGCGTACACCGCCTCGACGACGACGAGCGTCTCGCCGAGCTGGCCCGCATGATGGCCGGCCTGGAGGATTCCGACACGGCCCTGGCCCATGCGCGCGAGCTCCGTGAGCTCGGAAAACGCGCCTGA
- a CDS encoding CTP synthase yields MGSAKRTKHVFVTGGVASSLGKGLTASSLGSLLIARGLRVTMQKLDPYLNVDPGTMNPFQHGEVFVTEDGAETDLDIGHYERFLDVNLNADANVTTGKVYSQVITKERRGDYLGDTVQVIPHITNEIKDEMLAMATGNVDVVLHEIGGTVGDIESLPFLEAARQVRRDVGKENCFFLHVSLVPYIGPSKELKTKPTQHSVAQLRQVGIQPDAIVCRADRDLPDGIKRKIALMCDVEEEAVISCLDAPSIYDIPKVLHREGLDAYVVRKLDLPFRDVDWTSWNDLLERVHHPTDEVTIALVGKYIDLPDAYLSVAEALRAGGFAARAKVHVRWVASDECETPEGARHNLGDVDGICVPGGFGIRGVEGKLGALRYARENRLPTLGLCLGLQCMVIEYARNVLDLAGAASTEFDPETEHPVIATMAEQVEIVAGEGDLGGTMRLGSYPAELTRGSVAASAYGVHQVTERHRHRYEVNNSYRPKLEKAGLVISGTSPDGTLVEFVELPAETHPYYVGTQAHPEYKSRPTKAHPLFTGLIRAALRHQSSARLFEDEDVDTGAAEAPEQDASHD; encoded by the coding sequence GTGGGAAGCGCCAAGAGGACCAAGCACGTATTCGTGACCGGAGGCGTCGCCTCCTCGCTCGGCAAAGGACTGACTGCCTCGAGCCTAGGGAGCTTGCTGATCGCCCGGGGCCTGCGGGTCACGATGCAGAAGCTGGATCCCTATCTGAACGTCGATCCGGGCACGATGAACCCGTTCCAGCACGGTGAGGTTTTCGTCACCGAGGATGGTGCGGAGACCGACTTGGACATCGGCCACTATGAGCGATTCCTCGATGTGAACCTCAACGCCGACGCCAATGTGACGACCGGCAAGGTCTATTCGCAGGTGATCACCAAGGAGCGCCGCGGCGACTATCTCGGCGACACCGTGCAGGTGATTCCGCACATCACCAACGAGATCAAGGACGAGATGCTCGCCATGGCCACGGGCAACGTGGACGTGGTGCTGCACGAGATCGGCGGCACCGTCGGTGACATCGAATCGCTGCCGTTCCTCGAGGCCGCGCGCCAGGTCCGCCGCGATGTCGGCAAGGAGAACTGCTTCTTCCTGCACGTGTCGCTGGTGCCCTACATCGGCCCGTCGAAGGAGTTGAAGACCAAGCCCACGCAGCACTCGGTGGCCCAGCTCCGTCAGGTCGGCATCCAGCCCGATGCGATCGTGTGCCGCGCCGACCGCGACCTGCCCGACGGCATCAAGCGCAAGATCGCGCTCATGTGTGACGTCGAGGAGGAGGCCGTCATCTCGTGCCTCGACGCCCCGAGCATCTATGACATTCCGAAGGTGCTCCACCGCGAGGGCCTCGATGCCTATGTCGTCCGCAAGCTCGACCTGCCGTTCCGCGACGTCGACTGGACCAGCTGGAACGACCTGCTCGAGCGCGTCCACCATCCGACCGATGAGGTGACGATCGCGCTGGTGGGGAAGTACATCGACCTGCCCGACGCCTACCTCTCGGTCGCCGAGGCGCTGCGGGCCGGCGGTTTCGCCGCACGGGCGAAGGTGCACGTCCGCTGGGTGGCTTCGGACGAGTGCGAGACGCCCGAGGGGGCCCGCCACAACCTGGGCGATGTCGACGGGATCTGTGTGCCGGGCGGGTTCGGCATCCGCGGGGTCGAGGGCAAGCTCGGCGCGCTGCGGTATGCGCGCGAGAACCGCCTTCCCACGCTCGGGCTGTGCCTGGGCCTGCAGTGCATGGTGATCGAGTACGCCCGGAACGTCCTCGACCTCGCCGGTGCGGCTTCGACCGAGTTCGACCCCGAGACCGAGCACCCCGTCATCGCGACCATGGCCGAACAGGTCGAGATTGTGGCGGGGGAGGGCGACCTCGGCGGCACGATGCGCCTGGGCTCCTATCCGGCCGAACTGACCCGCGGATCGGTCGCGGCGAGCGCCTATGGAGTCCACCAGGTCACCGAGCGCCACCGGCACCGCTACGAGGTCAACAACAGCTATCGGCCGAAGCTCGAGAAGGCAGGGCTGGTCATCTCGGGCACCAGCCCCGACGGCACCCTCGTCGAGTTCGTCGAACTCCCGGCGGAGACGCATCCCTACTATGTGGGGACCCAGGCCCATCCCGAATACAAGTCGCGCCCGACCAAGGCCCACCCGCTGTTCACGGGCCTCATCCGGGCAGCGCTGCGCCACCAGAGCAGCGCGCGCCTGTTCGAGGACGAGGATGTCGACACCGGCGCGGCGGAGGCTCCCGAGCAGGATGCGTCGCATGACTGA
- a CDS encoding NAD kinase, with amino-acid sequence MSTPDEPRQVAVLTHTRRPEAVAAACRFMTGMSAVGITSLLPSADIEDIGTTALNGLLVRELDLEDTAGLELAVVFGGDGTILRGAEWTLQSDVPLLGVNLGHVGFLAEAESWEIDQVVEHVITRSWTVEERFTIDVVVRDKPARAGGRVIWKSFAVNEVSMEKAARERMLELLIAADNRPLHRWACDGVLVATPTGSTAYTFSAGGPVIWPELDALLVVPLSAHALFARSMVLGPQSTVTAQLIDYSGNAGVVWCDGRRSVDLSGGMEIEVSAGAHRLRMARLSMAPFSDRLVRKFGLRVEGWRGAAEQRRP; translated from the coding sequence GTGAGCACCCCGGACGAACCTCGTCAGGTGGCCGTCCTGACCCACACCCGCCGTCCCGAGGCCGTCGCTGCCGCGTGTCGCTTCATGACCGGGATGTCCGCGGTCGGGATCACGAGCCTCCTGCCCTCTGCGGACATCGAGGACATCGGCACGACAGCGCTGAACGGCCTCCTCGTCCGTGAACTCGATCTCGAGGACACCGCCGGGCTGGAGCTCGCGGTCGTCTTCGGCGGCGATGGCACGATCCTGCGGGGAGCGGAGTGGACACTGCAGAGCGATGTGCCCCTGCTCGGGGTCAACCTCGGGCACGTCGGGTTCCTTGCCGAGGCGGAATCCTGGGAGATCGACCAGGTCGTCGAGCACGTCATCACCCGCAGCTGGACCGTCGAGGAACGTTTCACGATCGACGTGGTCGTGCGGGACAAGCCCGCTCGTGCCGGCGGCCGGGTGATCTGGAAGTCCTTCGCCGTCAACGAGGTCTCGATGGAGAAGGCCGCGCGCGAACGCATGCTCGAACTCCTCATCGCCGCCGACAACCGCCCGCTGCACCGCTGGGCCTGCGACGGGGTCCTCGTGGCGACGCCGACCGGCTCAACGGCGTACACGTTCTCGGCGGGAGGTCCGGTGATCTGGCCCGAACTCGACGCCCTGCTCGTGGTGCCGCTCAGCGCGCATGCCCTGTTCGCCCGCTCGATGGTCCTCGGCCCGCAATCGACGGTCACAGCCCAACTCATCGACTACAGCGGAAATGCCGGAGTGGTCTGGTGCGACGGCCGGCGCAGCGTCGACCTGTCGGGCGGCATGGAGATCGAGGTGTCCGCGGGCGCCCACCGGCTGCGCATGGCGCGACTGAGCATGGCGCCGTTCAGTGACCGGCTCGTCCGCAAGTTCGGCCTTCGTGTCGAGGGCTGGCGCGGCGCAGCGGAGCAGCGCCGGCCGTGA
- a CDS encoding TlyA family RNA methyltransferase, which yields MNRLDQALVAAGLARSRNQAAQLIRQGRVRVDGVPVTKPALPVTEETSLAVDDEGWVSRAAHKLLGALTELSVSVPARVLDAGSSTGGFTQVLLRNGATRVYAVDVGTDQLAPELRSDPRVVVHEQTNLRDLTLDHVDGRPVDLVVSDVSFISLTLLLEPMLGVLDEHGEALLMVKPQFEVGRELLGKGGVVRDPAHRAQAVTRVTDAAAALGWTCIATVESTLPGPAGNVETFIHLRRTHLC from the coding sequence GTGAACAGATTGGATCAGGCCCTGGTGGCTGCCGGGCTCGCCCGATCCCGCAACCAGGCGGCACAACTCATTCGACAGGGCCGGGTGCGGGTGGATGGCGTACCCGTCACCAAACCAGCCCTCCCTGTCACCGAGGAAACCTCTCTTGCGGTCGACGACGAAGGTTGGGTCTCTCGGGCGGCCCACAAGCTGCTGGGCGCTCTGACAGAGCTGTCGGTCTCCGTTCCGGCGCGCGTCCTGGATGCGGGCTCGTCGACCGGAGGATTCACCCAGGTCCTGCTGCGCAACGGCGCGACGCGTGTCTATGCGGTGGACGTGGGCACCGACCAACTCGCCCCCGAACTCCGCAGCGACCCGCGGGTGGTCGTGCACGAGCAGACCAATCTGCGGGACCTCACTCTCGACCACGTCGACGGCCGGCCCGTCGACCTGGTCGTGTCCGATGTGTCCTTCATCTCACTCACGCTCCTGCTGGAGCCGATGCTCGGGGTGCTCGACGAGCACGGGGAAGCCCTGCTCATGGTGAAACCCCAATTCGAGGTGGGCCGCGAACTGCTCGGCAAGGGCGGTGTGGTGCGCGACCCGGCCCATCGAGCACAGGCCGTCACCCGGGTGACCGACGCCGCCGCGGCCCTGGGCTGGACGTGTATCGCCACCGTCGAGAGCACACTCCCGGGGCCGGCGGGGAACGTGGAGACCTTCATCCATCTGCGGCGGACTCACCTATGCTGA